The Mauremys reevesii isolate NIE-2019 linkage group 1, ASM1616193v1, whole genome shotgun sequence genome has a segment encoding these proteins:
- the LOC120378187 gene encoding snaclec bitiscetin subunit beta-like translates to MKSLPFLFLLLGVLVLPGLEGEKNPDVKRRYVRFLSNMLEDSQSSSKNIQVPTQADSSLVESKLFCQGPCQDGWFSNMGQCYKFVQEQNTWAGAESVCQRIAGGGHLTSISNAAQNDFLVNLASYVDKRTTQFWTGGSHQKGSSLSWTDGSQTDFVQRPLSSIFNAIGGLLNSIFNVRICLTLNLGVQGIWDGCDCNKKLSFICSYKPNLTPP, encoded by the exons ATGAAGTCCCTTCCATTTTTGTTCCTGCTGCTAGGTGTACTGGTTCTCCCAGGCTTGGAAG GTGAGAAGAACCCAGATGTCAAACGTCGTTATGTCCGGTTCTTGTCCAACATGCTTGAGGACAGTCAGTCTTCATCTAAGAACATTCAAGTCCCAACTCAAGCTGACTCCTCCTTAGTAGAATCAAAATTGTTCTGCCAAGGTCCCTGCCAGGATGGATGGTTCAGTAACATGGGCCAGTGTTACAAGTTTGTCCAGGAGCAAAATACATGGGCCGGTGCTGAG AGTGTTTGCCAGAGGATAGCAGGGGGAGGTCACCTCACCAGCATCTCCAATGCAGCTCAGAATGATTTCCTTGTGAACCTCGCCAGTTATGTAGACAAAAGGACAACCCAGTTCTGGACAGGAGGAAGTCATCAAAAG GGTTCTTCTCTGAGCTGGACTGATGGATCACAGACAGATTTCGTCCAGAGGCCTCTGAGCTCGATTTTCAATGCCATTGGTGGATTACTTAACAGTATCTTCAACGTACGAATCTGCCTGACTCTAAATTTAGGAG TCCAGGGTATATGGGATGGCTGTGACTGCAACAAGAAGTTATCATTCATCTGCAGTTACAAACCCAATTTGACTCCTCCTTAG